From Candidatus Manganitrophus morganii, the proteins below share one genomic window:
- a CDS encoding MBL fold metallo-hydrolase, with the protein MIVESFPVGPFQCNCVILACEETRTAVVFDPGEEADQILGSLARHQLKAVFLFHTHAHLDHIGATDLVRTKTGAAAGLHEEDMPLCENLHIQASLFGLPTPPTPPIDRFLKHGDSFSFGKEKVEVIHTPGHTPGSVSFHVPAFGLLTGDTLFAGSVGRTDLWGGSHPTLINSIQKRLLSFPDETAVLPGHGPRTTIGRERRSNPFLV; encoded by the coding sequence ATGATCGTTGAGTCTTTTCCGGTCGGACCGTTTCAATGCAACTGCGTCATCCTCGCCTGCGAGGAGACGCGGACCGCCGTGGTATTCGATCCGGGAGAGGAGGCCGATCAGATCCTCGGGAGCCTCGCGCGGCATCAACTCAAGGCGGTTTTTCTTTTCCATACACACGCCCACCTTGATCATATCGGCGCCACCGATCTTGTCCGGACGAAGACGGGGGCGGCGGCAGGACTCCATGAAGAAGATATGCCCCTTTGCGAGAATCTCCATATCCAAGCGTCGCTCTTCGGCCTTCCGACGCCGCCGACGCCGCCGATCGATCGTTTTTTGAAGCATGGCGATTCATTCTCATTCGGCAAGGAAAAGGTCGAGGTGATCCATACGCCCGGCCACACACCGGGGAGTGTCAGCTTTCATGTTCCGGCATTCGGTCTATTGACGGGGGATACCCTTTTTGCCGGGAGTGTCGGTCGCACCGACCTTTGGGGAGGGTCCCACCCGACCTTAATCAATTCGATTCAAAAACGACTTCTTTCATTTCCGGACGAAACGGCGGTCCTTCCCGGTCATGGTCCTCGGACAACGATCGGCAGGGAGCGTCGGAGCAATCCTTTTCTTGTCTGA
- a CDS encoding FAD-dependent thymidylate synthase yields MNDRFLSPEPVVVLEKAFVRPFKNFVATAKTCYSGKGVVRDEDLIEGYELLAQSIYQAGHHTTLQHAHFQFTLTNVSRQFIWSFLHSHPFYNSEQVSQRYVAVKPESFSIPPLSGEALDLYIAGVHEQMEAYKKLNEMLLPLVDAEYARLFPRQRRNFNRDVKKKAQEIARYVVPIGAFAYLYHTISGVTLLRYYRLCQQYDTPLEQRLVVEKMVQALLDFDPEYKKILEQPLPIESTPEYQFYQKHAEEMTAQATERFLDEFDVSLEGRVSKLVDYKMNQEAVLAQSVREVLGVPRAALDDAAAIRLALDPGENRLLGESLNLTTLSKISRTLFHPSYTFRKKLSHTADSQDQRHRMTPASRPILFAHTSDRPDYITPALIKIDPKIEAYYQEVMSHCWDRFARMKRLGAPLEYALYLLPNALSIRFTESSDLLNLHHKHAMRLCYNAQEEIWRASLDEAQQIKEVNPSIGSYLLPPCTLRNMAGTRPVCPEGERYCGVKVWRLDLSEYQRII; encoded by the coding sequence ATGAATGATCGTTTTCTCTCTCCGGAGCCGGTCGTTGTTTTAGAGAAGGCCTTTGTCCGGCCATTCAAAAACTTCGTGGCAACAGCCAAGACCTGCTATTCCGGAAAAGGGGTCGTCCGCGACGAGGATCTCATTGAAGGTTATGAGCTGTTGGCCCAGAGCATTTATCAGGCGGGCCATCATACCACCCTCCAGCATGCCCACTTTCAATTCACCCTGACCAATGTCTCCCGGCAGTTTATCTGGTCGTTTCTCCATAGCCATCCTTTCTATAATTCCGAACAGGTCAGCCAGCGTTACGTCGCGGTCAAGCCGGAGAGCTTCTCGATTCCGCCCCTCTCGGGGGAAGCGCTGGACCTTTACATCGCCGGCGTCCACGAGCAGATGGAGGCGTACAAGAAACTGAACGAGATGCTCCTGCCGTTGGTCGATGCTGAGTACGCCCGGCTTTTCCCGCGCCAGCGGAGAAACTTCAATCGGGATGTCAAAAAAAAGGCGCAGGAGATCGCCCGCTACGTCGTTCCGATCGGCGCCTTCGCTTATCTTTATCATACGATCTCCGGGGTCACCCTCCTCCGCTATTACCGGCTCTGCCAGCAGTACGACACGCCGCTGGAGCAGCGGCTGGTGGTGGAGAAGATGGTTCAGGCCCTCCTCGACTTTGATCCTGAATATAAAAAGATACTCGAGCAGCCCCTTCCGATCGAATCGACGCCGGAGTATCAGTTCTACCAAAAGCATGCGGAGGAAATGACGGCGCAGGCGACCGAACGGTTTCTCGATGAATTTGATGTTTCACTTGAAGGACGGGTCTCCAAACTGGTTGATTATAAGATGAACCAAGAGGCGGTTCTTGCCCAATCGGTTCGGGAGGTGTTAGGGGTGCCTCGGGCGGCGCTCGATGATGCCGCGGCAATCCGCCTGGCGCTCGATCCGGGGGAGAACCGATTGCTCGGAGAATCGCTCAACCTGACGACCCTCTCGAAGATCAGCCGGACCCTCTTTCATCCTTCTTACACCTTCCGGAAGAAGCTTTCGCATACCGCCGACTCTCAGGATCAACGGCACCGGATGACCCCGGCTTCCCGGCCGATCCTCTTTGCGCACACGAGCGATCGTCCCGATTACATTACGCCGGCGCTGATCAAAATCGACCCCAAGATCGAGGCATATTATCAAGAGGTGATGTCCCATTGCTGGGACCGCTTCGCCCGGATGAAACGGCTTGGCGCCCCACTGGAGTATGCTCTTTATCTTTTGCCGAATGCGCTCTCAATTCGATTCACCGAATCGTCCGATCTTCTGAATCTGCACCACAAACATGCGATGCGCCTTTGCTATAATGCCCAGGAGGAGATCTGGCGCGCTTCTCTCGATGAGGCGCAACAAATTAAAGAGGTGAATCCGTCGATCGGAAGTTACCTCCTTCCCCCCTGCACCCTGCGGAACATGGCCGGGACCCGCCCGGTCTGTCCAGAAGGGGAGCGCTACTGCGGCGTGAAGGTATGGCGCCTCGACCTCTCCGAATATCAGCGGATCATCTAA